The nucleotide window ATCGATCTGCTCAAGGAGCCGCTGCCCACCGGCGGTCGGCACGACACGTCGGCCACCACGCTCGAACAAGGGCGTCCCGAGCGCCTGCTCCACTTTCTGCACCTGGTGCGACAAGCCCGAGGGGCTGATGTGCATGGCACGCGCCGCGCTGTTGAAGCTGCCATGCCGCCGCACGGCCTGGACCAGCATGAGGTCGCGGAGGGAGACGACGGAGAGGTGGGAGGAAATCATGGGGGCATAGTAGGGAGAAACGGGGAACGGAGGAACGGGGAACGGAAGAGCGGTCAATGGTGAATGGTGAATGGGGTGAAGCCGTGACTTCACCTTGTGGCTTTCACTTCCCCAAAAAAAGAGCCCGGCCGAAGCCGGGCTCTCTTAGTTGCCTCAGGGGTTGGGGAAACGAGCTCTTACCGTTCCCCGTTTCCCGTTTACAGGCCGTCATGCCGTCATGCCGTCACCGAATCCGCCACATCCTTGAACTCGGCAATCTGGTCGAAGTTCATGTAGCGGTAGATCTTCTCGCCATTGGCGTTGATCACGCCGATGTCGGTCATGTACTCGTCCTTGGTCGGGATGCGGCCGAGGCGCGAGCAGATGGCGGCGAGTTCGGCCGAACCGAGGTACACGTTGGTGTTCTTGCCCAGGCGGTTCGGGAAGTTGCGGGTGCTGGTCGACATCACGGTGGCGCCTTCGCGCACCTGTGCCTGGTTGCCCATGCACAGCGAGCAGCCCGGCATTTCCATGCGCGCGCCGGCGGTACCGAGCACGCCGTAGTGGCCTTCCTCGGTCAGCTGCTGCTGGTCCATCTTCGTCGGCGGGGCCACCCACAGGCGGGTCGGGATGTCGCGCTTGCCTTCGAGCAGCTTCGAAGCGGCGCGGAAGTGGCCGATGTTGGTCATGCACGAGCCGATGAACACTTCGTCGATCTTGGCACCGGCGACGTCGGAGAGCGTCTTCACGTCATCCGGGTCGTTCGGGCAGGCCACGATCGGCTCATGCACGTCAGCCAGGTCGATCTCGATGACGGCGGCGTATTCGGCATCGGCATCCGGCTCAAGCAGCTGCGGGTTGGCGAGCCACTCTTCCATCTTCTTGATGCGACGTGCCAGCGAACGCGCGTCCTGGTAACCCTGGGCGATCATGACCTTCAGCAGCGTGATGTTGCTGTTGAGGTATTCAATGATCGGCGCCTTGTCCAGATGCACGGTGCAGCCGGCGGCCGAACGCTCGGCCGACGCATCGGACAGCTCGAACGCCTGCTCCACCTTCAGGTTCGGCAGGCCTTCGATTTCCAGAATGCGGCCCGAGAAGATGTTCTGCTTGCCCTGCTTGGCCACCGTCAGCAGGCCCTGCTTGATGGCGTAAAGCGGAATGGCGTTGACCAGGTCACGCAGCGTGACGCCTGGCTGCAGTTCGCCCTTGAAGCGCACCAGCACGGATTCGGGCATGTCCAGCGGCATCACGCCCGTGGCAGCGGCGAAGGCCACCAGGCCCGAGCCGGCCGGGAACGAAATGCCAATCGGGAAACGCGTGTGGCTGTCGCCGCCGGTGCCGACGGTGTCGGGCAGCAGCATGCGGTTGAGCCAGGAGTGGATCACGCCGTCGCCCGGACGCAGCGAGATGCCGCCACGGGTCGAGATGAAGGCCGGCAGCTCGTGGTGGGTCTTCACGTCCACGGGCTTCGGATAGGCGGCGGTGTGGCAGAACGACTGCATCACGAGGTCAGACGAGAAGCCCAGGCAGGCCAGGTCCTTCAGCTCGTCGCGGGTCATCGGGCCGGTGGTGTCCTGCGAACCCACCGAGGTCATCTTCGGCTCGCAATAGGTGCCCGGACGCACGCCCTCGCCTTCCGGCAGGCCGCATGCACGACCGACCATCTTCTGCGCCAGCGTGTAGCCCTTGCCGGTATCGGCCGGGTTCTGCGGCAGGCGGAACAGCTCCGAAGGAGCCAGGCCCAGCGCTTCACGCGCCTTGGCGGTGAGGCCACGGCCAATGATCAGCGGAATGCGGCCACCGGCGCGCACTTCGTCGAACAGCACGTCGGACTTCACCTGGAACTCGGCGATCACTTCACCGTTCTTCAGCGCCTTGCCGTCGTACGGACGCAGCTCAATCACATCGCCCATGTCCATCTTCGACACGTCGAGTTCAATCGGCAGCGCGCCGGCGTCTTCCATCGTGTTGTAGAAAATCGGGGCAATCTTGCTGCCCAGGCACACGCCACCGAAGCGCTTGTTCGGAATGAAGGGGATGTCCTCACCCGTCCACCACAGCACCGAGTTGGTGGCCGACTTGCGGCTGGAACCCGTGCCGACGACGTCGCCGACGTAAGCCACGAGGTGACCCTGGTTCTTCAGATCGAGGATCTGCTGGATCGGACCGCGCTTGCCGTCTTCTTCCGGCTGGAACGGCGCGCCGTCGCGCTTGTTCTTGAGCATCGCCAGGGCGTGCAGCGGGATGTCCGGACGCGTGGTGGCATCGGGGGCCGGCGACAGGTCGTCGGTGTTGGTTTCGCCCGGCACCTTGAACACGGTGATGGTCAGGCTCTCGGGCACTTCCGGGCGGCTGGTGAACCACTCGGCATCGGCCCAGCTCTGCAGCACGGCCTTGGCGTTGGCATTGCCCTTGTCGGCCTTGTCCTTGACGTCGTGGAACGCGTCGAACATCAGCAGCGTGCTCTTGAGCGCCGTGGCGGCGATGCCACCGACCTGCGCGTCGTCGAGCAGCTCGATCAGCGGGTGGATGTTGTAGCCGCCGAGCATGGTGCCCAGCAGCTCGGTCGCCTTCTCGCGCGAAATCAGCGCGCACTTTTCGGTACCGAATGCCACGGCGGCGAGGTAGGACGCCTTGACCTTGGCGGCATCGTCCACGCCAGCCGGCACGCGGTGGGTGATCAGGTCGACCAGGAAAGTCTCTTCGCCAGCCGGCGGGTTCTTCAGCAGTTCGATCAGGTCGGCAGTCTGCTGGGCCGACAGCGGCAGCGCGGGGATACCCTGGGCGGCGCGTTCGGCGACGTGTTGGCGATAAGCGTTGAGCATGTTCTCGTCCTGATGGTTGAACTCGAGGATGACATCGCCGGTCATCCAGCCCTCGGCAGGACGGTGCTTGTGCAGCGTCGCGTGTGGACCTTGCGTGGGTCGGACGGGGCGCGAAGCCCGCCGCCATGCGGTTTCCCGGCGTTGTTACAGCTGCCTATTTTGCCAGCCGGGCCCAAACGGCCGCAATCCGAGACGCCGTTTCCGCCTGCGTTCGAAATCTTGCATGGGGACAGGGCCAAATTGCGGACCTGAGCGCTTGAACGGTCACGACGAAGGCGCAAACTCGCCGGAATACGAAGGGAGGGGTTGCCTTTCCTTGCAATAACTCTCACGTTCGGTCTTCTAGGATCGTTCTGCTTCGCTCCCCCCGGGGCGTCCGCCAGACTTACGCAACAGGAGTTATCCCCATGCTGGATTCATTCGCCACCCGCGACACCCTCACCGTCAACGGCAGCTCCTATCAGATCGCCAGCCTGGCCAAGCTCGGCCAACGCTTCGACCTCAAGCAACTCCCCTACTCCATGAAGATCCTCCTGGAGAACCTGTTGCGGCACGAGGACGGGCTCAACGTCACGTCGAAAGAAATCGAGGCCGTGGCGACGTGGGACCCCAAGGCGGAGCCTGACGTCGAAATCGCGTTCATGCCGGCGCGCGTGGTGTTGCAGGATTTCACCGGCGTGCCCTGCGTGGTGGACCTGGCCGCGATGCGCGACGCCGTGGTCAAGCTCGGCGGCGACGCCAACCAGATCAACCCTCTGGCACCCGCCGAACTGGTGATCGACCACTCCGTGCAGGTCGACGTGTTCGGCTCCGAAGCCGCGCTCGAGAAGAACGTCGAGATCGAATTCCATCGCAATCAGGAGCGTTACTCGTTCCTGCGCTGGGGCCAGAAGGCCTTCAACAATTTCAAGGTCGTGCCACCGCGTACCGGCATCGTGCATCAGGTGAACCTGGAGCATCTCGCACGCGTCGTGTTTACCGCGGACAAGGACGGCCAGCCCTGGGCGTATCCGGACACCGTCTTCGGCACCGACTCGCACACCACCATGATCAACGGCATCGGCGTGCTGGGCTGGGGCGTGGGTGGCATCGAGGCCGAGGCGGCCATGCTCGGCCAGCCGTCGTCGATGCTGATTCCGCAGGTGGTGGGCTTCAAGCTCAGTGGCAAGTTGTCCGAAGGCGTCACCGCAACGGACCTCGTGCTTACCGTCACGCAGATGCTGCGCAAGCTGGGCGTGGTGGGCAAGTTCGTCGAATTCTTCGGCGATGGCCTCAAGCATCTGCCGCTGGCCGATCGCGCCACCATTGCCAACATGGCGCCGGAATACGGCGCAACCTGCGGCATTTTCCCGATCGACCAGGAAGCGCTCAACTACCTGCACCTGTCCGGCCGCAGCGACGAGCAGATCCAGCTAGTCAAAGCGTACGCGCAGGCGCAGAACCTGTGGCATGACGACAGCACGCCGCATGCGACGTACACCACCACGCTGGAACTCAATCTTGGCGACGTGCGTCCCTCGCTCGCCGGCCCGAAGCGCCCGCAGGATCGCGTGCTGCTCGAAGGCGTGCAGAAGAGTTTCGAAGACGCCGTCGGCCCGCTCACCTCGCATCGCAAGCCGCGCAATCAGGACACGTCGAACTTCATCAGCGAAGGTGGCACGGCCGCCATCGGCAATCCGGCGAACGACATCACCGACAGCGGCGTGCGCGTGGAGCGCAACGGTGAAACCTTCAAGCTCGGCGATGGCGCCGTGGTGATCGCCGCGATCACTTCGTGCACCAACACCTCCAATCCGGCGGTGATGCTGGGCGCGGGCCTGCTGGCGAAGAAGGCCGCGGCCAAGGGCCTCAAGGCGCAGCCGTGGGTGAAGCCCTCGCTCGGCCCGGGCTCGCTGGTGGTCACCGATTACCTCGAAAAGACCGGCCTGTTGAAGGAACTGGAAAAGGTCGGCTTCTACATCGTCGGCTACGGCTGCACCACTTGCATCGGCAACTCCGGCCCGCTGCCGCCGGAAATCAGCAAGGGCATTGCCGAGGGCGATCTCGCCGTGGCATCGGTGTTGTCGGGCAACCGCAACTTCGAAGGCCGCGTGCACCCGGAAGTGAAGATGAACTATCTCGCTTCGCCGCCGCTGGTCGTGGCCTACTCGATTGCCGGCACGTTGGATATCGATCTCACCAAGGATCCGCTGGGTAACGACCAGCAAGGCAACCCGGTCTACCTCAAGGATATCTGGCCGACCAACAAGGAAATCTCGGACACCATCGCCGGCGCCATCAATCCGGCCATGTTCGAGAAGAACTACGCCGACGTGTTCAAGGGTGACAGTCGCTGGAACCAGATCGCCTCGCCGGACGGCTCGGTCTACAAGTGGGACGACTCCACTTACATCAAGAACCCGCCCTACTTCGACGGCATGACCAAGGAGCCGGGCAGCATCGAGGACATCCACGGCGCCAAGGTGCTGGGCCTGTTCGGCGACTCGATCACGACGGACCACATCTCGCCCGCCGGCTCGATCAAGAAGGACAGCCCCGCCGGCCGCTTCCTGATCAGCAAGGGCGTCGATGCGAAGGACTTCAATTCCTACGGTTCGCGTCGCGGCAACGATGACGTCATGGTGCGCGGCACCTTCGCCAACATCCGCATCAAGAACCTGATGCTCGATGGCGTCGAGGGCGGCTACACCAAGTACGTGCCGACCGGCGAACAGATGGCCATCTACGACGCGGCCATGAAATACAAGGCCGACAAGACCCCGCTGGTGGTGATCGCCGGCAAGGAATACGGCACCGGCTCATCGCGTGACTGGGCGGCCAAGGGCACCTTGTTGCTCGGCGTGAAGGCTGTGATCGCCGAGAGCTTCGAGCGCATCCATCGCTCCAACCTGGTCGGCATGGGCGTGCTGCCGTGCATGTTCCAGGATGGCGAGAACGCGCAGAGCCTGGGCCTCACGGGCAACGAAACCTTCGACATCTTCGGCCTCAACGGCGGCGAGTCGCGGGAAGCCAAGGTCACGGCGACCAGCCCGGATGGCAGCAAGAAGCAGTTCACGGTGAAGGTGTTGCTGCTGACGCCGAAGGAGCGGGAGTTCTTCCGCCACGGCGGCATCCTGCAGTACGTGCTGCGCCAGCTCGCCAGCAAGAAGGCGGCCTGAGGCTCAACGAAGAACGCCGCCCGAGGGCGGCGTTCTTCTATGGACGATGCGAGCGGCTAGCCATCGCCAAGACGTTCCCACGTCGCGGAGAAGCACTTCCATTCTTTGCCGTCTTTCCGCCACGCCGTCTCCACTTTGTACATGCCGATGCTCGACGGCAGCAGCTTGCCGCCGCTTCCGAGCGTGACGGTGAAACGCGCCACGTACCGATCGCCCCGGGGCTCCACCTCGACCGGCCCCATCAGCACATGCAGCGTCTCCCCGCGAAGCTTCGCCAGGCGGAGCATGTTGGCGAAGTCCTTGGGGACCAGCTCGCCACCATTGCCATCGAAATCGTCGGTGAGATGCGCGAGCGTGCCGGAAGCGTCAACCGCGCCCGCCGCTTTGGCCGATTCGGCGATCGCTTCGCGGATGCGGGTTTCGTCAGGCGTGCCGCGACAGGCGGCGAGCGCCGTCAGGGCCAGCGAAACAAACAGAAGGCGATGAAGCACTTGCGTCCATCGGGGCATGGAAATTTCCTCGTTGCAGCGCGGCTTGCCGCTATACGCGGGCGTATGCTCCAATGCCGTGACAACATCATGCCATGCGCGTCACAGGGCGCGCCCGGCAGTCGAAACAGGAGCTAAGGATCCAACATGAGCAATGAGCGTCCGTGGCTGGCCCACTACCCGGCAGGCGTACCCGCGCAGATCGACATCAACGCCTACGCCTCGGTTGCCGCGGTGCTGGATGAAGCCTTTGAGCGCTTCAGCGGTCGCCCTGCTTTCTCCAATTTCGGCACGGCGCTGACCTACGCCGAGATCGATGCCGCCAGTCGTCAGTTCGCCGGCTACCTCACCGGCGTCCTCAAGCTCGCCAAGGGCGATCGCGTCGCGATCATGATGCCCAACGTCCTGCAGTATCCGATCGCCCTGTTCGGCGCGCTGCGCGCTGGCCTCGTGGTGGTCAATACCAACCCGATGTACACCGCGCGCGAGCTTAAGCACCAGCTTGAAGACTCCGGCGCCAAGGCCATCGTGGTGCTCGACAACTTCGCCGCCACGCTGCAGGAAGTCGTCGCGGAGACGAAGGTCAAGCACATCGTCACCACCGGCATCGGCGACCTGCTCGGCTTCCCGAAGAGCCTGGTCTACAACTTTGTTGTCAAGCATGTGCAGAAGATGGTGCCGGCGTACTCGCTGCCGCAGGCCGTGCGCTTCCGTGATGCGCTCAGCCAGGGGGCATCGCACGCGCTGCCATCGGTCGAGCTGACCCACGACGACATCGCCTTCCTGCAGTACACCGGCGGCACCACCGGCGTCGCCAAGGGCGCGATGCTCACGCACGGCAACATGATCGCCAACATGCTGCAGGCCAGTGCCTGGATCGGCGCCAGCGCCAAGCCGGGTGAAGAAGTGATCATCACGGCCCTGCCGCTGTATCACATCTTCTCGCTGACGGCGAACGGCCTGGTCTTCATGCGCCTCGGTGGCCTGAACTGGCTCATCACCAACCCGCGCGACATGCCGAAGTTCGTCAAGGAGTTGAAGCAGTCCGGCTTCACCGCCATGACCGGCGTGAACACACTCTTCAATGGCCTGCTCAATACGCCCGGCTTTGCCGAGGTCGATTTCTCCAAGGTGCATCTGACCCTCGGTGGTGGCATGGCCGTGCAGCGCGCCGTGGCCGAACGCTGGAAGAAGGTCACCGGTGTGACGCTCGCCGAGGCTTACGGCCTTACCGAAACCTCGCCGGCGGTCTGCATCAATCCGCTGGATATCCCCGACTACAACAGCTCCATCGGCCTGCCGATCCCGTCCACCGACGTCGCCATCTGGTCCGAAGAAGGCCAGCCGCTGCCGATCGGCGAAGTGGGTGAGCTGATGGTGCGCGGCCCGCAGGTCATGAAGGGCTACTGGCAGCGTCCCGATGAAACCGCCAAGGTGCTCGAGCCCAGCGGCTGGCTGCACACCGGCGATATCGCCCGCATGGACGAGCGCGGCTACGTCTATATCGTCGATCGCAAGAAGGACATGATCCTGGTGTCCGGCTTCAACGTGTACCCCAATGAAGTCGAAGACATCATCATGCAGCACCCCGGCGTGGCCGAAGTGGCCGCCGTCGGCGTGCAGGATGAGCATTCAGGCGAAGTCGTGAAGCTCTTCGTGGTCCGCAAGGACCCGTCGCTGACGGTGGAGCAGATCAAGGAATTCGCCCGCGAAAACCTTACCGGCTACAAGCGCCCGAAGGTGATCGAGTTCCGCGACAGCCTGCCCAAGACGAACGTCGGCAAGATCCTTCGTCGCGAACTGCGCGACGAGAAGAAGGCTAGCGCCTGAGTAAAAAAAGCGCCCTTCGGGGCGCTTTTTTTGTGAACCGTAAACGGTAAACAGTAAGAGCAGAGCTTTTACCGTTTACTGTTGACCGTTTACCGTTCCTCCCTTAGTCGTCCCGCCACATCTCCAGGATGTCGGCGTAGCCCCCGAGCAGGTTCCACAACGGCACCTGCTTGTCTTCGGGGATCCGGGTATAGGCCAGCCCGATATGGCGATCGGAGACGCGGGCCACCTGTGCTTCCAGATGGATATGGAGGTCGTGGCCGAAAATGATGTCCAGCACCCAGCTCTGTCCCACTTCGCCTTGCCAGCCCAAGGGGCGGCGCAGAAGTGCACCGGTGGCGGAGATATCGACCAGCTCTGTGGGCTGTGACTGACTGCCACGGCTCATGAGCACAGTGGTCTCGATGCGCATGCGCGCGGGGCGCAGGTGCTCCGGTTCTTGACCACTGCTGGTCTTGCCATCGGTTTTGGTCATGCTGTTCCTCCCGTCGCAACGCCTTCCCGCGATGCTTTTCGTACCCCCGCCCACCATGCCAGATGGGTCGGGTCTCATTCCGGCTCGCGGGTGCGAAGACTCCCCGCGCGAACCAGGCTGCCGTTGCCAAAGCGCAGATTGATCCGGTCCTGCACCTGATCGGTCGCCGCTCCCCTGGCGCCTTCGACGAACATGTCCTCCTGTGGCAGCCGATCAAACCCCGAGAGACTGACACCGAGCAGGCGCAGGCGCGGCTTGGGCTGCGTCTGCCACCAAGCACCAAGCAAGCGTCGTGCCACCTCGAAAATCTCGCTGGCCGATGCGCTTGGCGCAGCCAGCGAGGCCTGCCGCGTGTACGTCGTGAAGGGCGGTTCGCGTAGCTTCACTGTCACGGTGGCGCCGCGCAAGTTGCGGGCTCGTACGCGCGCCGCAACGCGCTCGCATTGCTTGAGCAGCCACGCTTCGGCAAGGTTGCGGTCGGCCACATCGGTGTCAAACGTGTGCTCCGAACCGATGGACTGCTCGGCCCGCTCCGACTCCACGGCACGGCTGTCTTCGCCTCGCGCCAGCGCCTGCAATACCGGCGCCTGACGTCCCAGCGCACGGGTCAGACGCGAAGGGTCACATGCTGCCAATTCGCCGATCGTATGGATGCCGATGCGATGCAGGGTCTGCTCGGTGACCTTGCCCACAGTCCACAGGCGCCCCACCGGCAGCGGCGCCAGTTTCGTACGCGCCTCGCCTCCGCGGATGCGCAGGAAACCGTCGGGCTTCGACATTTCACTGGCCAGTTTGGCCACCAGCTTGTTCGGTCCCATGCCGACGGACGCCACCAGCCCGGTGCGCTCAAGAATGGACCGCTTGATCCGCCGTCCGATCGACTCAACGGTCCCAAGCAGCTTGAGACTGGCGGTGACGTCCAGGAACGCTTCGTCCAGGGACAAGCCCTCGACCTGGGGCGTCACCTCATGGAACACCTCGAATACGATGGCCGACGCCTCGCTGTAGCGCTCAATCCGGGGCACCAGGTAGACCCCGTCCGGGCACAGCCGCCGGGCTTGCGCTGTCGGCATGGCCGAGCGGACACCGTACGGTCGGGCCTCGTAGCTGCAGGTCGAGACCACCCCGCGCGGCCCGAGGCCGCCCACGATCACCGGCCTCCCCCGCAGCTCCGGGCGATCAAGCTGCTCCACTGACGCGTAGAACGCGTCCATGTCGACGTGGATGATCGATCGTTCAGAGGCTGCCATCGGAGACATTTTGCCTAGGCCTTACGCCGCTGTGTACTGGAAGCGTTCATGCCCACACACTGGACTTAAGCCCATGTAGCCGTTAATCTTGGAATCGCGTGGGTCAGAGGGTGCACACGCGTCGGTTTAGCCCCGGCGCCTTGAGCACCCGCCCGATGCACTCAGCAGACCTCTTGTATCGTCCGTGACGCAGCTATCACGCGCCTCGGCTTGCGCCCTGCCCGCAGTTTCGGCAACGACGCACAAAGGTCCCTCTCGGCCAGCATGACCTGAAATCGCCGCAGCGCGTTTTCATCATGGCGTTCCGTGACGTTGGCGCAATCGGCGCAACGGCTGGGCATCGCGCAAGTAGCTATACGGGTGTCGCCTGACGGCCCTCACCTGAGCGGGGACATTCCTGAGCGAATGCCGGTGGAACGAAACGTTCCGAACGTGTTGAACGCACAGCAAGCCGACTTTGAGCGGCCCAACGACATTATTGATGAGCACTGAGCCAGTCGAGCCTCAGCCCGTAGCAGCATCGATGGACGCGTTTGCGTCCATTCCGCAACAGCAGGAAATGCCGCTGGCCATCGTGCGCGGCGAACCGCTGCTGCAGATGCCGCAAGACCTGTATATCCCCCCGGATGCCCTCGAGGTCATCCTGGAGGCGTTTGAAGGTCCCCTGGATCTGCTGCTCTACCTGATCCGTCGACAGAACCTCGACATCCTCGATATTCCGATCGCCGAGATCACCCGGCAGTACATG belongs to Dyella terrae and includes:
- a CDS encoding bifunctional aconitate hydratase 2/2-methylisocitrate dehydratase — protein: MLNAYRQHVAERAAQGIPALPLSAQQTADLIELLKNPPAGEETFLVDLITHRVPAGVDDAAKVKASYLAAVAFGTEKCALISREKATELLGTMLGGYNIHPLIELLDDAQVGGIAATALKSTLLMFDAFHDVKDKADKGNANAKAVLQSWADAEWFTSRPEVPESLTITVFKVPGETNTDDLSPAPDATTRPDIPLHALAMLKNKRDGAPFQPEEDGKRGPIQQILDLKNQGHLVAYVGDVVGTGSSRKSATNSVLWWTGEDIPFIPNKRFGGVCLGSKIAPIFYNTMEDAGALPIELDVSKMDMGDVIELRPYDGKALKNGEVIAEFQVKSDVLFDEVRAGGRIPLIIGRGLTAKAREALGLAPSELFRLPQNPADTGKGYTLAQKMVGRACGLPEGEGVRPGTYCEPKMTSVGSQDTTGPMTRDELKDLACLGFSSDLVMQSFCHTAAYPKPVDVKTHHELPAFISTRGGISLRPGDGVIHSWLNRMLLPDTVGTGGDSHTRFPIGISFPAGSGLVAFAAATGVMPLDMPESVLVRFKGELQPGVTLRDLVNAIPLYAIKQGLLTVAKQGKQNIFSGRILEIEGLPNLKVEQAFELSDASAERSAAGCTVHLDKAPIIEYLNSNITLLKVMIAQGYQDARSLARRIKKMEEWLANPQLLEPDADAEYAAVIEIDLADVHEPIVACPNDPDDVKTLSDVAGAKIDEVFIGSCMTNIGHFRAASKLLEGKRDIPTRLWVAPPTKMDQQQLTEEGHYGVLGTAGARMEMPGCSLCMGNQAQVREGATVMSTSTRNFPNRLGKNTNVYLGSAELAAICSRLGRIPTKDEYMTDIGVINANGEKIYRYMNFDQIAEFKDVADSVTA
- the acnA gene encoding aconitate hydratase AcnA, coding for MLDSFATRDTLTVNGSSYQIASLAKLGQRFDLKQLPYSMKILLENLLRHEDGLNVTSKEIEAVATWDPKAEPDVEIAFMPARVVLQDFTGVPCVVDLAAMRDAVVKLGGDANQINPLAPAELVIDHSVQVDVFGSEAALEKNVEIEFHRNQERYSFLRWGQKAFNNFKVVPPRTGIVHQVNLEHLARVVFTADKDGQPWAYPDTVFGTDSHTTMINGIGVLGWGVGGIEAEAAMLGQPSSMLIPQVVGFKLSGKLSEGVTATDLVLTVTQMLRKLGVVGKFVEFFGDGLKHLPLADRATIANMAPEYGATCGIFPIDQEALNYLHLSGRSDEQIQLVKAYAQAQNLWHDDSTPHATYTTTLELNLGDVRPSLAGPKRPQDRVLLEGVQKSFEDAVGPLTSHRKPRNQDTSNFISEGGTAAIGNPANDITDSGVRVERNGETFKLGDGAVVIAAITSCTNTSNPAVMLGAGLLAKKAAAKGLKAQPWVKPSLGPGSLVVTDYLEKTGLLKELEKVGFYIVGYGCTTCIGNSGPLPPEISKGIAEGDLAVASVLSGNRNFEGRVHPEVKMNYLASPPLVVAYSIAGTLDIDLTKDPLGNDQQGNPVYLKDIWPTNKEISDTIAGAINPAMFEKNYADVFKGDSRWNQIASPDGSVYKWDDSTYIKNPPYFDGMTKEPGSIEDIHGAKVLGLFGDSITTDHISPAGSIKKDSPAGRFLISKGVDAKDFNSYGSRRGNDDVMVRGTFANIRIKNLMLDGVEGGYTKYVPTGEQMAIYDAAMKYKADKTPLVVIAGKEYGTGSSRDWAAKGTLLLGVKAVIAESFERIHRSNLVGMGVLPCMFQDGENAQSLGLTGNETFDIFGLNGGESREAKVTATSPDGSKKQFTVKVLLLTPKEREFFRHGGILQYVLRQLASKKAA
- a CDS encoding AMP-binding protein is translated as MSNERPWLAHYPAGVPAQIDINAYASVAAVLDEAFERFSGRPAFSNFGTALTYAEIDAASRQFAGYLTGVLKLAKGDRVAIMMPNVLQYPIALFGALRAGLVVVNTNPMYTARELKHQLEDSGAKAIVVLDNFAATLQEVVAETKVKHIVTTGIGDLLGFPKSLVYNFVVKHVQKMVPAYSLPQAVRFRDALSQGASHALPSVELTHDDIAFLQYTGGTTGVAKGAMLTHGNMIANMLQASAWIGASAKPGEEVIITALPLYHIFSLTANGLVFMRLGGLNWLITNPRDMPKFVKELKQSGFTAMTGVNTLFNGLLNTPGFAEVDFSKVHLTLGGGMAVQRAVAERWKKVTGVTLAEAYGLTETSPAVCINPLDIPDYNSSIGLPIPSTDVAIWSEEGQPLPIGEVGELMVRGPQVMKGYWQRPDETAKVLEPSGWLHTGDIARMDERGYVYIVDRKKDMILVSGFNVYPNEVEDIIMQHPGVAEVAAVGVQDEHSGEVVKLFVVRKDPSLTVEQIKEFARENLTGYKRPKVIEFRDSLPKTNVGKILRRELRDEKKASA
- a CDS encoding PilZ domain-containing protein translates to MTKTDGKTSSGQEPEHLRPARMRIETTVLMSRGSQSQPTELVDISATGALLRRPLGWQGEVGQSWVLDIIFGHDLHIHLEAQVARVSDRHIGLAYTRIPEDKQVPLWNLLGGYADILEMWRDD
- a CDS encoding DNA polymerase IV, producing MAASERSIIHVDMDAFYASVEQLDRPELRGRPVIVGGLGPRGVVSTCSYEARPYGVRSAMPTAQARRLCPDGVYLVPRIERYSEASAIVFEVFHEVTPQVEGLSLDEAFLDVTASLKLLGTVESIGRRIKRSILERTGLVASVGMGPNKLVAKLASEMSKPDGFLRIRGGEARTKLAPLPVGRLWTVGKVTEQTLHRIGIHTIGELAACDPSRLTRALGRQAPVLQALARGEDSRAVESERAEQSIGSEHTFDTDVADRNLAEAWLLKQCERVAARVRARNLRGATVTVKLREPPFTTYTRQASLAAPSASASEIFEVARRLLGAWWQTQPKPRLRLLGVSLSGFDRLPQEDMFVEGARGAATDQVQDRINLRFGNGSLVRAGSLRTREPE